In the Mycolicibacterium thermoresistibile genome, one interval contains:
- a CDS encoding fatty acyl-CoA synthetase yields the protein MVTPDTVSTARSHGLADLLRRSATRFPDKTALVTPDTALTFDKLDGLVDHVAAALDERGLHKGGRLAILSRNNWQFVVAAYAAARCGVLLVPINFMLTAEEVAYILEHSQADGIIAGEEFCGTAQAALAQIERTVHARAVIGDSSGVAGDSWENFDDWSLTAGAAPQVAVADDEPIRIMYTSGTESRPKGVLLSSRSLVHSYLSVIVGGEMCAEDIDLHTMPLYHCAQLDCFLGPDIYLGATSVVLPKPDPVAILTAIERHGVTKFFAPPTVWISLLRSPRFSDFDLTSLRKGYYGASSMPIEVLNEIRTRLPELRLWNLYGQTEMSPVATILGPEEQESKAGSAGYPALNVETAVVDEAGSSVPPGTVGEIVHRSPHLTLGYWRDDLKTVEAFRDGWFHSGDLGFFDDDGCLTVVDRKKDMIKTGGENVASREVEEVIYQHPGVAEVAVFGVPHPKWIEAVCAAVVPRQGATLDEETVAAHCSGRLAGFQTPKHVFIVETLPKNPSGKILKRELRNTFSALLNHPE from the coding sequence ATGGTCACCCCGGACACCGTCTCCACCGCCCGGAGCCACGGTTTGGCAGACCTGCTGCGTCGTAGCGCGACCCGATTTCCGGACAAGACGGCTCTGGTCACCCCCGACACCGCATTGACCTTTGACAAACTGGACGGATTGGTTGACCACGTGGCTGCTGCGTTAGATGAGCGCGGGCTCCACAAAGGGGGCCGCCTGGCGATCCTGTCCCGGAACAACTGGCAGTTTGTGGTCGCCGCATACGCGGCCGCTCGCTGTGGTGTTCTGCTCGTACCGATCAACTTCATGCTGACTGCGGAAGAAGTCGCCTACATTCTCGAACACAGCCAGGCCGATGGAATCATCGCCGGAGAAGAATTCTGCGGTACCGCGCAGGCTGCCCTCGCGCAGATCGAACGGACAGTACATGCACGCGCCGTCATCGGCGATTCGTCTGGCGTGGCTGGAGATTCATGGGAGAACTTCGACGACTGGTCTCTGACCGCAGGCGCCGCTCCGCAAGTCGCGGTGGCCGACGACGAGCCCATCAGAATCATGTACACCTCCGGAACCGAGTCCCGGCCGAAGGGAGTTCTGCTGAGCAGTCGCTCGCTGGTGCACTCATATCTGAGCGTCATCGTCGGCGGTGAGATGTGCGCTGAGGACATCGACCTTCACACCATGCCGCTCTACCACTGCGCGCAACTCGATTGCTTCCTCGGTCCGGACATCTACCTCGGCGCAACAAGCGTCGTCCTGCCGAAACCCGATCCAGTTGCCATTCTGACCGCCATCGAAAGACACGGAGTCACCAAGTTCTTCGCGCCGCCGACCGTATGGATCTCACTGCTGCGAAGCCCACGGTTCAGCGACTTCGACCTGACCTCATTGCGCAAGGGCTACTACGGGGCGTCCAGTATGCCCATCGAGGTGCTGAACGAAATCCGAACCAGACTACCGGAACTACGGTTGTGGAATCTATACGGTCAGACTGAGATGTCCCCGGTAGCAACAATTCTCGGCCCGGAGGAACAGGAGTCGAAGGCGGGATCGGCCGGATATCCCGCCCTGAACGTCGAAACGGCCGTCGTCGATGAGGCGGGGTCCTCGGTGCCGCCGGGAACCGTGGGGGAGATCGTTCACCGGAGCCCACACCTGACCCTCGGTTATTGGCGCGATGATCTCAAGACTGTGGAAGCATTCCGCGACGGGTGGTTCCACTCGGGAGATCTCGGATTCTTCGATGACGACGGATGCCTGACCGTGGTCGACCGGAAGAAGGACATGATAAAAACCGGTGGCGAGAACGTCGCCAGTCGTGAGGTCGAAGAGGTGATCTACCAACACCCTGGTGTCGCGGAAGTCGCTGTCTTCGGGGTGCCACATCCGAAATGGATTGAGGCTGTGTGCGCTGCGGTGGTCCCACGCCAGGGGGCGACGCTCGACGAGGAGACGGTGGCCGCCCACTGCTCGGGACGTTTGGCGGGGTTTCAGACACCGAAGCATGTGTTCATCGTCGAAACCCTCCCTAAGAATCCCAGCGGAAAGATCCTCAAACGGGAGCTGCGAAATACCTTTTCCGCGCTTCTGAACCACCCGGAGTGA
- a CDS encoding MCE family protein, with translation MHLTTRVKIQLVIISIVTAIAGSVMTFGYVELPALLGIGRYTVTVELPRAGGTYPSGNVTYQGTKIGRIVDVRLTETGVAAVLSLRDDIEIPSDVTASVHSVTALGEQYIALTPLTGDARPLADGDVVPVDRVRVPPDINQLTAATNRGLQAIPREDLRTVVDESYAAVGGLGPELARFVEASTSLAIDAQARLPELTTLIDHGPAILDTQVDSADSIQAWAASLRTITTELRVGDVAVAGILERGPGAADEVGQLFERVRPTMPVLLANLVTVAQVALDYQPNIEQLLVLVPQLVQQAQGTGIANRHLPPKYRGAYLSFNLNLNLPQPCVTGYLPPEQRRGPAMVDHPVPPAGHLYCRIPQNSTPGSVRGARNIPCATVPGKRAPTWEMCESGEQYVPLNDGFNWKGDPNGTLSGQSVPQPWKNPSAAASRISAEAERPPLSVVEYNPETGNYIAPDGQLHTRTDLTAGGRKQTWQEMLIPPESDVGAPEGEK, from the coding sequence ATGCACCTGACCACACGCGTGAAGATCCAGCTGGTCATCATATCGATCGTGACGGCCATCGCAGGCTCGGTGATGACCTTCGGGTATGTCGAACTGCCCGCCCTGCTGGGTATCGGACGCTACACCGTCACCGTCGAGCTGCCGCGGGCCGGGGGGACCTATCCGAGCGGCAACGTCACCTATCAAGGCACCAAGATCGGACGGATCGTCGACGTCAGACTGACCGAAACCGGTGTGGCCGCCGTGCTGTCACTGCGGGACGACATCGAGATACCCTCTGACGTGACTGCATCGGTGCACAGCGTGACGGCCCTCGGCGAGCAGTACATCGCACTCACACCGCTGACCGGGGATGCGCGCCCGCTCGCCGATGGGGACGTCGTTCCCGTGGACCGGGTCCGTGTGCCGCCGGACATCAACCAGCTCACCGCAGCCACGAACCGCGGACTGCAGGCGATCCCCCGAGAAGACCTGAGAACCGTGGTGGACGAGAGTTACGCGGCGGTGGGCGGTCTCGGACCGGAGCTCGCGAGATTCGTCGAGGCCTCGACGTCGCTGGCCATCGACGCCCAGGCGAGACTGCCCGAGCTCACGACCCTGATCGACCACGGACCGGCGATCCTCGACACCCAGGTCGACAGCGCCGACTCGATCCAGGCGTGGGCAGCGAGCCTGCGCACGATCACCACCGAGCTTCGGGTCGGCGACGTCGCCGTCGCCGGCATCCTCGAGCGCGGGCCGGGCGCGGCCGATGAGGTAGGGCAGCTGTTCGAACGAGTACGGCCCACCATGCCTGTGCTGCTGGCCAACCTGGTGACCGTGGCGCAGGTGGCACTGGACTACCAACCGAACATCGAACAGCTCCTCGTCCTGGTGCCGCAACTGGTCCAGCAGGCTCAGGGAACCGGTATCGCCAACCGGCACCTCCCTCCGAAGTACAGGGGCGCATACCTGAGTTTCAACCTCAATCTCAACCTGCCGCAACCATGTGTCACCGGCTACCTACCGCCCGAACAACGCCGTGGTCCTGCGATGGTCGACCACCCCGTGCCCCCGGCAGGGCACCTCTACTGCCGGATACCGCAGAACTCGACACCGGGCTCGGTGCGCGGTGCCCGCAACATCCCGTGCGCAACGGTTCCCGGGAAACGTGCGCCGACCTGGGAGATGTGCGAGAGCGGCGAGCAGTACGTACCACTCAACGACGGCTTCAACTGGAAGGGCGACCCGAACGGCACCCTGTCCGGCCAGTCCGTCCCGCAGCCGTGGAAGAACCCGAGCGCCGCGGCGTCGCGCATCAGCGCGGAGGCGGAGCGGCCACCGCTGTCCGTCGTCGAATACAACCCGGAAACCGGAAACTACATCGCTCCCGACGGCCAACTCCACACCCGGACCGACCTGACCGCCGGCGGACGTAAGCAGACCTGGCAGGAAATGCTGATCCCGCCGGAAAGTGACGTCGGCGCGCCGGAAGGCGAGAAATGA
- a CDS encoding MCE family protein, with protein sequence MRVPTCASALAGAAAVVVLLTGCQWRGLNSLPMPGTEGGGPGAFTVTAQIPDVTTVQQNARVRVGDVNVGTVTRIERQGWHALVTMRLNGDVELPANATAKVGQTSLFGSTHIELAPPTDAAPQGRLREGSMVPLEQGATYPTTERTLAALSLLLNGGGVGRVQDITTALRTAFAGRERDLRDLIGELDRFIAAVDTQTDDIIAATESLDNLVSQVAEQRPVLDRALQTVPDALAVLRDRRETLAEALVRFGEFSSLTADTVEHSKESLATELRNLVAVLKSLADAGPALTRSLSLLATFPWPKETVENWFRGDYANLTWIIDLTLSRIDTSFFTGTRWEGDLTELELQWGRTIGQTPSPYTATNPLVAPYRFDQGP encoded by the coding sequence GTGAGAGTGCCCACGTGTGCGTCGGCGCTGGCCGGCGCAGCGGCCGTGGTCGTGTTGTTGACGGGTTGTCAATGGCGCGGACTGAACTCCCTTCCCATGCCCGGCACCGAGGGCGGCGGACCCGGCGCGTTCACCGTCACAGCGCAGATACCCGACGTGACCACGGTGCAACAGAACGCCCGTGTTCGGGTGGGCGACGTCAACGTCGGCACGGTGACGAGGATCGAACGCCAAGGCTGGCATGCCCTTGTCACCATGAGGCTCAACGGCGATGTCGAGTTACCCGCCAACGCCACCGCCAAAGTGGGGCAGACCAGCTTGTTCGGCTCCACTCATATCGAACTGGCGCCACCCACCGACGCCGCGCCACAGGGTCGACTGCGGGAGGGGTCGATGGTACCGCTGGAGCAGGGCGCAACCTATCCGACCACCGAACGAACCCTGGCGGCGCTGTCGCTTTTACTCAACGGCGGTGGCGTCGGTAGGGTCCAGGACATCACCACCGCGTTGCGCACTGCGTTCGCGGGACGTGAGCGCGATCTGCGCGATCTCATCGGTGAGCTTGACCGGTTCATCGCAGCAGTCGACACCCAGACCGACGACATCATCGCGGCCACCGAAAGTCTCGACAACCTGGTCTCCCAGGTCGCTGAGCAGAGGCCGGTGCTCGACCGGGCACTGCAGACCGTGCCGGACGCCCTCGCGGTGCTACGGGACCGACGCGAAACACTCGCCGAGGCACTGGTGCGCTTCGGTGAGTTCAGTTCCCTGACCGCCGATACCGTCGAACACAGCAAGGAGTCGCTGGCGACCGAACTGCGCAATCTCGTTGCGGTACTGAAGTCGCTCGCCGACGCGGGCCCCGCACTCACCCGGTCGTTGAGCCTGCTGGCTACCTTCCCGTGGCCGAAAGAGACCGTGGAGAACTGGTTTCGCGGGGACTACGCCAACTTGACCTGGATCATCGACCTCACGCTGAGCCGGATCGACACGTCGTTCTTCACCGGAACCCGGTGGGAGGGTGACCTGACCGAGCTGGAACTGCAGTGGGGACGAACCATCGGCCAGACACCCAGCCCGTACACCGCGACCAATCCGCTTGTCGCTCCGTATCGATTCGACCAGGGGCCATGA
- a CDS encoding MCE family protein, protein MTRSRTFTFGLAVVLIASLLGGIAAVGGSMWESARKTRLVAYFDNSNGIYAGDEVRILGVRVGEIERIEPRPDGARISFWVHDKYPIPADVKAVIVAPQLVTARAIQLTPVYRGGPRIANHAEIPNERTAVPVEWDGLRQQLEKLTEAMQPTYSDGVSTLGAFIQTAADNLRGEGMNLREALIQMSEAFAALGDHSDDLFATVKNLSTLVSALTSSRELLAQLNHNFAATTALLANGPSEVSRAVEDLNTAIDDVTTFVVDHRETLGTTVDKLASVTDAVVESLPDIKQSLHVAPNGAANLANAYQPAQATLTGALALNNFANPIDLICSAVQAASRLGAEHAAKLCVQYLAPIVKNRRYNFLPLGLNPFVGAEARPNEITYSEDRLRPGHVRLPAERPPVSTDPATGLKGLLVPEEGGR, encoded by the coding sequence ATGACCCGCTCGCGCACATTCACATTCGGACTGGCGGTTGTCCTGATCGCGTCACTGCTGGGTGGTATCGCCGCGGTGGGTGGGTCGATGTGGGAATCGGCCCGGAAGACCCGCCTGGTGGCATACTTCGACAACAGCAACGGTATCTATGCGGGCGATGAGGTGCGCATCCTCGGGGTGCGGGTCGGCGAGATCGAACGCATCGAACCGCGACCCGACGGTGCCCGGATCTCCTTCTGGGTTCATGACAAGTACCCGATCCCGGCCGACGTCAAGGCGGTGATCGTGGCACCGCAACTGGTGACTGCACGTGCGATACAGCTCACCCCCGTGTACCGCGGCGGTCCCCGGATCGCGAACCACGCAGAGATCCCCAATGAACGCACCGCGGTTCCGGTGGAGTGGGACGGTCTGCGTCAGCAACTCGAAAAGCTCACTGAAGCAATGCAACCTACCTATTCCGATGGGGTGAGCACCCTGGGTGCGTTCATTCAGACCGCTGCGGACAATCTGCGCGGTGAGGGAATGAACCTGCGCGAGGCGCTCATTCAGATGTCGGAGGCGTTCGCCGCGCTCGGTGACCACAGCGACGATCTGTTCGCCACGGTGAAGAACCTGTCCACGCTCGTGTCGGCTTTGACGTCCAGCAGGGAGTTGCTCGCACAGCTCAACCACAACTTCGCGGCAACCACCGCGCTGTTGGCCAACGGCCCGAGCGAGGTGAGCCGCGCCGTCGAGGACCTCAACACCGCAATCGATGATGTGACGACATTCGTTGTCGATCACCGGGAGACACTCGGTACCACGGTCGACAAACTCGCTTCTGTGACCGATGCGGTCGTCGAAAGCCTGCCCGACATCAAGCAGTCCCTGCATGTCGCACCGAACGGGGCCGCCAACCTGGCCAACGCCTACCAACCTGCCCAGGCGACCCTGACCGGCGCGCTGGCTCTGAACAATTTCGCCAACCCGATCGACCTCATCTGCAGTGCAGTTCAGGCCGCTTCCCGGCTCGGTGCCGAGCACGCCGCCAAGCTGTGCGTGCAGTATCTCGCGCCGATCGTGAAGAACCGGCGATACAACTTCCTCCCGCTCGGGCTGAACCCGTTCGTGGGAGCCGAGGCGCGGCCGAATGAGATCACCTACAGCGAGGATCGGTTGCGTCCCGGCCACGTCCGGCTGCCTGCGGAGCGGCCCCCCGTATCGACCGACCCCGCCACCGGGTTGAAGGGTCTGCTCGTTCCCGAGGAGGGCGGACGGTGA
- a CDS encoding MCE family protein: MKPFAERNKRVMGAVGIGVGTIIIAGALQYDNLPVVSSDTRYSAYFAESGGLRAGAAVQVSGMRVGKVSAVELDGPHVRVEFRVRPNIRLGELSEAAIKTKSLLGAKILDITSRGEGRLSASIPVERTVSPYELPDALGDLASTIAGLDTAGVSESLATLAETFENTPAEVQAAVRGVTRFSESLGRRDQQLRQLLENARKATGVLGERSQQIAALVRDSNALLVQLRTESAALDQLSANISALAQQVSGFISENHDTLSPALEKLNGVLTIVENRKEQVQDALHLAQGYHTRLGEAVSSGPFFNSYVANLLPGQFVQPFIDAAFSDLGLDPNVLLPSQLNDPQVGQPGTPAAPVPYPRTGQGGGPRLTLPDAITGNPGDPRYPYREPLPAPPPGGPPPGPPAAIPPVPVREPVFVPAPNEVSAGEPDTPEIDGESQ, translated from the coding sequence ATGAAACCCTTCGCCGAACGCAACAAGCGAGTGATGGGCGCCGTCGGTATCGGCGTCGGCACCATCATCATCGCCGGCGCATTGCAGTACGACAATCTCCCGGTGGTCTCCTCGGATACCCGGTACAGCGCGTACTTCGCCGAATCCGGCGGCCTGCGTGCCGGCGCCGCCGTCCAGGTGTCCGGAATGCGGGTCGGCAAGGTGTCCGCGGTTGAGCTGGATGGACCTCATGTGCGGGTGGAGTTCAGAGTGCGCCCGAACATCCGCCTCGGAGAACTCAGCGAAGCCGCAATCAAGACCAAGAGCCTGCTGGGTGCGAAGATTCTCGACATCACTTCCCGCGGTGAGGGCAGGTTGAGCGCATCGATCCCTGTGGAACGGACAGTTTCGCCCTATGAACTGCCCGATGCTCTGGGTGATCTCGCGTCCACCATCGCCGGGCTGGACACCGCCGGCGTCTCGGAGTCGCTGGCGACGCTGGCGGAGACATTCGAGAACACCCCCGCCGAGGTACAGGCCGCTGTGAGAGGCGTGACCCGGTTCTCGGAGTCCCTCGGCCGCCGGGATCAGCAGCTGCGTCAGCTGTTGGAAAACGCCAGGAAGGCGACCGGGGTGCTCGGCGAGCGAAGCCAACAGATCGCCGCGCTGGTCCGTGACTCCAACGCCCTGCTGGTGCAGTTGCGGACCGAGAGCGCGGCACTCGACCAACTCTCGGCCAACATCTCCGCGCTCGCGCAGCAGGTATCGGGATTCATCTCCGAAAACCACGACACGCTGAGCCCGGCGCTGGAAAAGCTCAACGGCGTGCTGACCATCGTGGAGAACCGTAAGGAACAGGTGCAGGATGCTCTCCATCTGGCGCAGGGCTATCACACCCGGCTCGGCGAGGCGGTGAGCTCGGGCCCGTTCTTCAACTCATATGTCGCCAACCTGCTGCCAGGACAGTTCGTCCAACCATTCATCGACGCGGCGTTCTCCGATCTGGGGCTGGATCCGAACGTGCTCCTGCCGAGCCAGCTCAACGACCCCCAAGTGGGGCAACCGGGGACCCCGGCGGCTCCGGTGCCGTACCCGCGCACCGGGCAGGGTGGTGGGCCCCGTCTCACGCTGCCCGATGCGATCACCGGGAATCCCGGCGATCCGCGGTATCCGTATCGCGAACCGCTCCCGGCCCCGCCGCCGGGCGGGCCACCACCCGGGCCTCCGGCGGCGATACCGCCCGTCCCGGTCCGCGAACCCGTGTTCGTGCCCGCACCGAACGAGGTTTCGGCGGGTGAGCCGGACACACCGGAGATCGATGGGGAGTCGCAATGA
- a CDS encoding MCE family protein, translating into MRDNFGGAIWRLSIFLTVCSVAVVAMIVIFAELRFQREQVYRAEFADVTGLEEGDFVRIAGVEVGKVKRLLMQPDSTVVVEFSTDDGTVLTRGTRAAVRWADLIGGRYLALEEGVGDTSRLEPGETIGRENTLPALDLDALIGGFRPLFRALDPDQVNALSGQLIAAFQGQGTTVKSLLAEIATVTSALADRDELIGQVITNLNVVLGSLGDQHQQFDKAVASLSELVGALEARKFEISDAVAATNAAADTVADLFERIREPAQRVVAETDRAAAIVITDHEYFDELLNTLPDTYRILARQGLYGNYFSFYLCDILLKINGKGGQPVYVQVAGQSSGRCAPR; encoded by the coding sequence GTGAGAGACAACTTCGGTGGTGCGATCTGGCGCCTGTCGATCTTCCTGACCGTATGCAGCGTCGCCGTCGTAGCGATGATAGTGATCTTCGCGGAGTTGCGGTTTCAACGGGAGCAGGTCTACCGCGCTGAGTTCGCCGATGTCACCGGCCTGGAGGAAGGAGACTTCGTCCGCATCGCCGGGGTGGAGGTCGGAAAGGTCAAGAGGCTGTTGATGCAACCGGACTCGACTGTGGTGGTGGAGTTCTCCACTGATGACGGCACCGTCCTCACACGTGGCACCCGTGCGGCTGTCCGCTGGGCCGATCTCATCGGTGGAAGGTATCTGGCTCTGGAGGAGGGGGTCGGGGACACCAGCCGACTCGAGCCGGGTGAGACCATTGGTCGTGAGAACACCTTGCCTGCATTGGATCTAGATGCCCTGATCGGCGGGTTCAGGCCGCTGTTCCGCGCGCTGGATCCCGATCAGGTAAATGCGCTGTCCGGGCAGTTGATCGCCGCCTTCCAAGGACAGGGTACGACCGTGAAGTCACTGTTGGCCGAGATTGCCACGGTGACCTCGGCACTGGCGGATCGCGATGAACTCATCGGGCAGGTGATCACGAACCTCAACGTCGTGCTGGGCTCGCTGGGTGATCAGCATCAGCAGTTCGACAAGGCTGTGGCATCGCTTTCGGAGTTGGTCGGCGCACTCGAGGCTCGCAAGTTCGAGATCAGCGATGCGGTTGCCGCCACCAATGCCGCCGCGGATACGGTCGCCGATCTTTTCGAACGAATCAGGGAGCCGGCACAGCGAGTGGTGGCCGAGACCGACCGCGCCGCGGCGATCGTGATCACCGATCACGAATACTTCGATGAGTTACTCAACACCCTGCCGGACACATATCGGATTCTGGCGCGCCAGGGGTTGTACGGCAACTACTTCAGCTTCTATCTGTGCGACATCCTGCTCAAGATCAATGGAAAAGGCGGACAGCCGGTTTACGTGCAGGTCGCCGGACAGTCCTCGGGACGGTGTGCACCGAGATGA
- a CDS encoding MCE family protein → MPGLRYGERTLPLGWWAAIMITVVAGMVFVCSTLFAGTFRRYVPVSLTADRTGLVLEKGAKVRMRGVDVGRVGAIEGGAAPVRLELEIFPDKLSFIPSNVEAEIKATTAFGAKYVELIPPPAPSQARLAAGMTVHSRNVATEVNTVFQNLVAVLDQIDVAKLNATLSALADGVRGRGESIGQATTAVSETLRQLNVRIDSMAQGWRSFKGFTDAYGMAAEDILAILDAAATTADTVEARSSQLDALLLSTIGMANIGTELLGSTRDDFVTAVNEARPTTDLLLKYDPVYTCLLVGAKLYLDKGGYDALGGNGRTLVADTTLLFGDDPYRYPEHLPIHNAKGGPGGKPGCGSLPDVEQNFPVRKLVTDTGFGSGTDIRTNPGIGHPWFINFFPATRAVPEHPYVLGEGPPAPGPSPSIPHGPVAAPVPAPPVGQSSPPEPTTDEPTPRTQSGQP, encoded by the coding sequence ATGCCCGGACTGCGTTACGGGGAACGCACTCTCCCATTGGGTTGGTGGGCGGCGATCATGATCACCGTCGTCGCGGGAATGGTTTTCGTCTGTTCAACCCTGTTCGCGGGAACGTTTCGTCGGTACGTCCCGGTGTCCCTGACCGCCGACCGCACCGGCCTGGTGTTGGAGAAGGGCGCGAAGGTGCGGATGAGGGGAGTCGACGTCGGCCGGGTCGGCGCGATCGAGGGCGGCGCCGCGCCGGTGCGGCTCGAGCTCGAGATCTTCCCGGACAAGCTGAGTTTCATCCCGTCGAACGTGGAAGCCGAGATCAAGGCCACCACCGCGTTCGGGGCGAAGTATGTGGAGCTCATTCCGCCACCGGCTCCGAGTCAGGCGCGGCTGGCGGCCGGGATGACGGTGCACTCACGCAATGTGGCGACCGAGGTGAACACCGTCTTTCAGAACCTGGTCGCGGTGCTGGATCAGATCGATGTAGCCAAGCTCAATGCGACGCTGTCCGCGCTCGCCGACGGTGTACGCGGTAGGGGGGAGAGCATCGGTCAAGCCACCACGGCCGTCTCCGAGACGCTACGGCAACTGAACGTCCGTATCGACAGCATGGCGCAGGGCTGGCGCTCCTTCAAGGGCTTCACCGACGCCTACGGCATGGCCGCGGAGGACATTCTCGCGATCCTCGATGCGGCAGCCACCACCGCCGACACCGTCGAGGCACGCTCTTCTCAGCTGGATGCGTTGCTGCTCAGCACGATCGGGATGGCGAACATCGGCACGGAACTGCTCGGTTCGACCAGGGACGACTTCGTCACCGCGGTGAACGAGGCAAGGCCCACGACCGATCTGCTGCTGAAGTACGACCCCGTCTACACCTGCCTGCTCGTCGGGGCAAAGCTCTATCTGGACAAGGGCGGTTACGATGCGTTGGGTGGCAACGGCCGGACCCTGGTCGCCGATACGACACTGTTGTTCGGTGACGACCCGTACCGATATCCGGAACACCTGCCGATCCACAACGCCAAGGGCGGTCCCGGCGGTAAGCCGGGATGCGGCTCGCTGCCTGATGTCGAGCAGAACTTTCCTGTCCGGAAGCTGGTGACCGACACCGGATTCGGTTCGGGCACTGATATCCGGACCAACCCCGGCATCGGCCATCCCTGGTTCATCAACTTCTTTCCCGCCACCCGTGCGGTACCTGAACATCCGTACGTGCTCGGCGAGGGGCCACCCGCACCCGGACCGTCGCCGTCGATACCCCATGGTCCGGTAGCCGCGCCGGTGCCTGCACCACCAGTCGGGCAGTCGAGTCCACCGGAGCCGACGACAGATGAACCCACGCCGCGAACTCAATCGGGCCAACCGTAA
- a CDS encoding ABC transporter permease, with protein sequence MTAEMPSRLHPRLRRPLSALASEWRHVGEQAQFYFATLRSTGGALVHYKAEVVRLIAQMSLGTGALAMIGGTVAVVGFLTMSTGVLIAVQGYNQFADIGVEALTGFLSAYLNVRNIAPLTAGIALAATIGAGATAQLGAMRISEEIDALEVMGIRSIAYLASSRVVAGVLVVIPLYCVAVIMAFGAARFGTTTIYGQSTGVYDHYFETFLRPTDVIWSFFLALTMAVVIMLVHTYYGYHASGGPAGVGDAVGRAVRTSLISASFVVVFVSLAIYGQSGSFQMAG encoded by the coding sequence ATGACCGCCGAAATGCCGAGCAGGCTGCATCCTCGATTGCGACGCCCGCTGTCCGCGTTGGCATCCGAATGGCGGCACGTGGGCGAACAAGCGCAGTTCTACTTCGCCACGCTGCGTTCCACGGGCGGTGCCCTGGTGCACTACAAGGCCGAGGTGGTACGGCTTATCGCTCAGATGAGCCTGGGCACCGGGGCGCTGGCGATGATCGGTGGCACCGTCGCTGTCGTCGGTTTCCTCACCATGTCCACCGGAGTGCTGATCGCGGTGCAGGGCTACAACCAATTCGCCGACATCGGGGTGGAGGCGCTCACCGGATTCCTATCGGCGTATCTGAACGTCCGCAACATTGCGCCGCTGACCGCCGGTATCGCACTGGCGGCCACCATCGGGGCCGGAGCGACGGCGCAGCTGGGTGCGATGAGGATCAGTGAGGAGATCGATGCCCTGGAGGTGATGGGGATTCGGTCGATCGCCTACCTGGCGTCGAGTCGGGTAGTCGCCGGCGTGTTGGTGGTGATCCCGTTGTACTGCGTCGCGGTGATCATGGCATTCGGGGCCGCGCGGTTCGGCACCACGACGATCTACGGGCAGTCGACCGGGGTCTACGACCACTACTTCGAGACGTTCCTGCGTCCCACCGACGTCATCTGGTCGTTCTTCCTGGCCCTCACCATGGCAGTGGTCATCATGCTGGTGCACACCTACTACGGCTACCACGCCTCGGGCGGCCCGGCCGGTGTGGGGGATGCGGTGGGTCGCGCGGTGCGCACCTCGCTGATCAGTGCCTCCTTTGTCGTCGTGTTCGTGTCGCTGGCCATATACGGCCAGTCCGGAAGTTTCCAGATGGCAGGATGA
- a CDS encoding MlaE family ABC transporter permease, whose product MVLDTLVAMGRRPFAWREFLLQSWFVARVSILPTLMLSIPYTVLFVFTINVLLVEFGAADFSGTGAAFGTVTQLGPVVTALVVAGAGATAMCADLGARTIREELDALRVLGIDPIQALVVPRVLAAMMVALMLSSLVVLVGLSGAFGFSVFVQDVTPGAFVAGLTLVTGAADVFIGLAKAMLFGLAAGLIACYKGIFVGGGPAGVGNAVNETVVYSFMALFFINIIATAVGVRITL is encoded by the coding sequence ATGGTGCTCGACACCCTGGTGGCGATGGGGCGACGTCCGTTTGCCTGGCGAGAGTTTCTGCTGCAGTCGTGGTTCGTCGCCCGGGTCTCGATTCTTCCGACGCTGATGCTGTCGATCCCGTACACGGTGCTGTTCGTGTTCACGATCAATGTGTTGCTGGTCGAGTTCGGTGCTGCTGACTTCTCAGGAACCGGTGCGGCTTTCGGCACAGTGACCCAGCTCGGGCCGGTCGTGACAGCGCTGGTGGTGGCGGGTGCGGGGGCGACGGCGATGTGTGCCGACCTGGGTGCTCGCACGATTCGCGAGGAACTCGACGCCCTGCGTGTATTGGGGATCGATCCGATTCAGGCGCTCGTGGTGCCTCGGGTGCTGGCGGCCATGATGGTCGCGCTGATGCTGTCGTCGCTGGTCGTGCTCGTCGGCCTGTCGGGAGCCTTCGGCTTCTCGGTCTTCGTACAGGATGTGACGCCGGGTGCTTTCGTGGCGGGCCTGACGCTGGTAACCGGTGCCGCCGACGTGTTCATCGGTCTGGCCAAGGCCATGCTGTTCGGTCTGGCCGCCGGGTTGATCGCCTGCTACAAGGGCATCTTCGTCGGCGGCGGACCGGCCGGCGTAGGCAACGCGGTCAACGAAACGGTTGTGTACTCATTCATGGCGCTGTTCTTCATCAACATCATCGCCACAGCCGTCGGGGTTCGGATTACGTTATGA